The Hymenobacter oligotrophus genome has a window encoding:
- a CDS encoding alpha-amylase family glycosyl hydrolase: MPATTLGAAPAAAAPVAALPTGMGAILHAKGTAFRVWAPNATAVSVVGDFNDWNPKQHPLLPEPDGYWAANVAEVQAGAEYRFWLRTAEGHELTRNDPYAREVTHSSGNSVVHDPTFDWADDHFEMPAWNELVIYELHVGTFNAPDAERPGTFLDVIERLPYLQKLGINCIEVMPATEFPGSRSWGYNPSHPFALETDYGGPLAFKQLVKAAHQHGIAVVLDVVYNHFGPGDLDLWQFDGWHENEGGGIYFYNDWRGETPWGHNRPDYGRPEVRQYIRDNALFWLEEYRVDGLRADAIAHVRNVDGSTDPARDLPDGWSLMRWINEEIRERMPWKITIAEDLLGNEYITRAPEDDGQGFAAQWDAAFVNRVRDALITQHDADRDLGAVAESLLQRYNNDAFQRVIYTESHDEVANGKSRVPEEIMPGEAAHWFPKKRAALGAVLVFTAPGIPMIFQGQEFLQDGFFSDEHPLDWRRAQEHRGLVHLYRDLIALRRNLHGYSAGLLGQHTQLLHLNSEQKVLAYQRWAHEGGPNDTVVVLLNFSNTTHEAYRLGLPAAGHWQVRFNSDWQGYDADFDNFPALGADTQEGDYDGCSQFAEFGLPAYSALVLSQSAT; encoded by the coding sequence ATGCCTGCTACAACCCTAGGTGCTGCGCCTGCCGCTGCCGCACCCGTGGCTGCCCTCCCTACCGGGATGGGCGCCATCCTACACGCCAAGGGCACTGCCTTTCGCGTGTGGGCCCCCAACGCCACTGCCGTGTCGGTGGTGGGCGACTTTAACGACTGGAACCCCAAACAGCACCCATTGCTGCCCGAGCCCGACGGCTACTGGGCGGCCAATGTGGCCGAGGTGCAAGCCGGCGCCGAATACCGCTTTTGGCTACGCACTGCCGAGGGCCACGAGCTAACCCGCAACGACCCCTACGCCCGCGAGGTAACGCACTCGAGCGGCAACTCCGTGGTGCACGACCCTACCTTCGACTGGGCCGACGACCACTTTGAAATGCCCGCCTGGAACGAGCTGGTGATTTACGAGCTGCACGTGGGCACCTTCAACGCGCCCGATGCCGAGCGGCCGGGTACTTTTTTGGATGTAATTGAGCGCCTGCCCTACTTGCAAAAGCTAGGCATCAACTGCATCGAGGTAATGCCGGCCACCGAGTTTCCGGGCAGCCGCTCGTGGGGCTACAACCCCTCCCACCCCTTCGCGCTCGAAACCGACTACGGCGGGCCGCTGGCCTTTAAGCAACTGGTAAAAGCCGCTCACCAGCACGGCATTGCCGTGGTGCTCGATGTGGTGTACAACCACTTCGGCCCCGGCGACCTGGATTTGTGGCAGTTCGATGGCTGGCACGAAAACGAAGGCGGCGGTATTTACTTCTACAACGATTGGCGCGGCGAAACCCCGTGGGGCCACAACCGCCCCGATTACGGCCGCCCCGAGGTGCGCCAGTACATCCGCGACAACGCCCTGTTCTGGCTCGAAGAATACCGCGTGGATGGCTTGCGGGCCGATGCCATTGCCCACGTGCGCAACGTAGATGGCTCCACCGACCCCGCCCGCGACTTGCCCGATGGCTGGAGCTTGATGCGCTGGATCAACGAAGAAATTCGGGAGCGGATGCCGTGGAAAATCACCATTGCGGAAGACCTGCTGGGCAACGAATACATCACCCGCGCGCCGGAAGACGACGGCCAGGGCTTTGCCGCGCAGTGGGACGCCGCCTTCGTGAACCGCGTGCGCGATGCCCTCATTACCCAGCACGACGCTGACCGCGACCTAGGGGCCGTGGCCGAAAGCCTGCTGCAGCGCTACAACAACGATGCTTTTCAGCGCGTCATCTACACCGAGTCGCACGACGAGGTGGCCAACGGCAAATCGCGCGTGCCCGAGGAAATTATGCCCGGCGAGGCCGCGCACTGGTTTCCGAAAAAGCGCGCCGCCCTAGGTGCCGTGCTGGTGTTTACCGCGCCGGGCATCCCGATGATTTTTCAGGGCCAAGAGTTTTTGCAAGACGGCTTTTTCTCCGACGAGCACCCCCTCGACTGGCGCCGCGCCCAGGAGCACCGCGGCCTCGTGCACCTCTACCGCGACCTGATTGCCCTGCGCCGCAACCTGCACGGCTACTCGGCGGGCCTGTTGGGGCAACACACCCAGTTGCTGCACCTCAACTCCGAGCAAAAAGTACTGGCCTACCAACGCTGGGCGCACGAGGGCGGCCCCAACGATACCGTGGTGGTACTGCTCAACTTCAGCAACACCACCCACGAGGCGTACCGCCTGGGGCTGCCCGCTGCCGGCCACTGGCAGGTACGCTTCAACAGCGACTGGCAAGGCTACGATGCCGACTTCGACAACTTCCCGGCCCTAGGTGCCGATACGCAGGAAGGCGACTACGACGGCTGTTCGCAGTTCGCCGAGTTTGGCCTGCCGGCCTACTCCGCCTTGGTTTTGTCGCAATCGGCTACCTAG
- a CDS encoding DUF6960 family protein has translation MPRPMLEFGLYGWTPAYGYTYVHPANRRTFEWVEPVNKVFEKIREDDEWITLRYDEQQYLVRPELFRPIRRPPFGFGDAVEAVAMEPGQPRLRGVVSDIFWDESRDQARYQIVVRKKKVPQVFEADELRAS, from the coding sequence GTGCCCCGCCCCATGCTTGAATTTGGCCTCTACGGCTGGACCCCCGCCTACGGCTACACCTACGTGCACCCGGCCAACCGCCGCACTTTCGAGTGGGTGGAGCCCGTGAACAAGGTGTTCGAGAAAATCAGGGAAGACGACGAATGGATTACGCTGCGCTACGACGAGCAGCAATACTTGGTGCGCCCCGAGCTATTCAGGCCCATTCGGCGGCCGCCGTTTGGCTTTGGCGACGCGGTAGAGGCTGTGGCAATGGAGCCCGGCCAGCCGCGCCTGCGCGGGGTGGTGTCGGATATTTTCTGGGACGAAAGCCGCGACCAGGCCCGCTACCAGATTGTGGTGCGCAAAAAGAAGGTGCCGCAGGTATTCGAGGCCGACGAGCTGCGGGCGTCGTAG
- a CDS encoding queuosine precursor transporter, translating into MSSTATPSFAHKKQQLYLVLSAIFLVNALLAEIIGVKIFSVDELMGLPGNLTAGVLIWPVVFVTTDILNEYFGPKGVLRVSLLTAGLILYAFGIIYATTKLPPAAFWLDVNKTDDLGRPFNIDFAYQSIFRQGGNIIIGSIVAFVVGQILDATVFQTLRRITRNRLIWLRATGSTLVSQLVDSFVVLFVAFYVFGNWSFEQVLSVANTNYWYKFAAAILLTPVLYLAHALIDRYLGKQETVELQQEAEANVSV; encoded by the coding sequence ATGAGCAGCACCGCTACCCCATCGTTTGCGCACAAAAAGCAGCAGCTATACCTTGTTCTGAGCGCCATTTTTCTGGTGAATGCGCTGCTCGCCGAAATCATTGGGGTCAAGATTTTCTCCGTCGACGAGCTGATGGGCCTGCCCGGCAACCTCACGGCCGGCGTGCTCATTTGGCCGGTGGTGTTCGTTACCACCGATATCCTCAACGAATACTTCGGGCCCAAAGGCGTGCTGCGCGTGAGCCTGCTCACGGCCGGGCTCATTTTGTACGCGTTCGGTATCATCTACGCCACCACCAAACTGCCCCCGGCGGCCTTCTGGCTCGATGTCAACAAAACCGACGACCTAGGCCGGCCCTTCAACATCGACTTCGCTTACCAGAGCATTTTCCGGCAGGGCGGCAACATCATCATCGGGTCCATTGTAGCCTTCGTGGTCGGCCAGATTCTCGACGCCACGGTGTTCCAGACGCTGCGCCGCATCACACGCAACCGACTCATCTGGCTGCGCGCCACCGGCTCCACGCTCGTGTCGCAGCTCGTCGATTCGTTTGTGGTGCTGTTTGTAGCTTTTTACGTTTTCGGTAACTGGAGCTTCGAGCAGGTACTGAGCGTGGCCAACACCAACTACTGGTATAAATTCGCAGCCGCCATTCTGCTCACGCCCGTGCTCTACCTCGCCCACGCCCTCATCGACCGTTACCTAGGGAAGCAGGAAACGGTGGAGCTGCAGCAGGAAGCCGAGGCGAATGTGAGCGTGTAG
- a CDS encoding STAS domain-containing protein, with product MKYSIDKKENYTIITIDEKKLDTTVAPDLKSEFVKLNAEGINNLILDLQNVKYTDSSGLSSILIANRLCNSTGGLLVLTGLQDHVMKLITISKLESVLHILPTVEEGIDRIFLHAIERDLTNKE from the coding sequence ATGAAGTACTCCATTGATAAAAAAGAGAACTACACGATTATCACGATTGACGAGAAAAAGCTCGACACCACCGTCGCGCCCGACCTGAAATCGGAGTTCGTGAAGCTCAACGCCGAAGGCATCAACAACCTGATCCTCGACCTTCAAAATGTGAAGTACACCGATTCGTCGGGACTCAGCTCCATCCTGATTGCCAACCGCCTTTGCAACTCCACGGGCGGCCTGCTGGTACTCACCGGCCTGCAAGATCACGTGATGAAGCTCATCACCATCTCCAAGCTGGAATCGGTACTGCACATTCTGCCCACCGTGGAAGAAGGCATCGACCGCATTTTCCTGCACGCCATCGAGCGCGACCTCACCAACAAAGAATAG
- a CDS encoding ribonuclease Z, with the protein MEFELTILGSASATPMLGRHHTAQVLTVGRELYLIDCGESTQERLIEQRIRFGRINRIFISHLHGDHFFGLFGLLGTLHLQGRHEPLHLYGPAGLDEIITTQLRCSGTPLGFDVEFTPVDTERHQLICEDAAVQVYTLPMRHRIPCCGYLFREQPRRRRLIRENLPAGLSPDQLQALTRGQDVHDEAGHVLVRHADATVAPPPPRTYAYCADTVFQENLAELVRGADLLYHEATFLHEMLERAQQTGHSTARQAGQLAHLAEVKQLLIGHFSSRYRDLQPLLTEAKREFDNTQLALEGLTVAV; encoded by the coding sequence TTGGAGTTCGAGTTAACGATTCTCGGTAGCGCTTCGGCCACGCCCATGTTGGGCCGCCACCACACGGCCCAAGTGCTCACGGTAGGCCGCGAGCTTTACCTGATCGACTGCGGCGAGTCCACCCAGGAGCGCCTCATCGAGCAGCGCATTCGTTTCGGGCGCATCAACCGCATCTTTATCTCGCACCTGCACGGCGACCATTTCTTCGGGCTGTTCGGGCTGCTGGGCACGCTGCATTTGCAAGGCCGCCACGAGCCGCTGCACCTCTACGGCCCCGCCGGGCTCGACGAGATTATTACCACCCAACTGCGCTGCTCGGGCACGCCCTTGGGCTTCGACGTGGAGTTTACGCCCGTGGATACCGAGCGCCACCAGCTTATTTGTGAGGACGCCGCGGTGCAGGTGTACACGCTGCCCATGCGCCACCGCATTCCGTGCTGCGGCTACCTGTTTCGGGAGCAGCCCCGCCGCCGCCGCCTCATCAGGGAAAACCTGCCGGCCGGCCTCTCGCCCGATCAGCTGCAAGCCCTCACGCGTGGCCAGGATGTGCACGACGAAGCCGGCCACGTGCTCGTGCGCCATGCCGACGCAACCGTGGCCCCGCCCCCGCCCCGCACCTACGCCTACTGCGCCGACACCGTATTTCAGGAAAACTTGGCCGAGTTGGTGCGCGGCGCCGATTTGCTATATCACGAGGCTACTTTTCTGCACGAAATGCTCGAGCGGGCGCAGCAAACCGGCCACTCCACGGCCCGCCAAGCCGGCCAACTGGCTCACCTGGCCGAGGTAAAACAGCTGCTGATCGGGCATTTCTCGTCGCGCTACCGCGATTTGCAGCCCCTTCTCACCGAGGCCAAACGCGAGTTCGACAACACCCAGCTGGCCCTCGAAGGCCTAACCGTGGCAGTATAA
- a CDS encoding DUF4198 domain-containing protein: MLAHRVLLVSALLITLSAAAQEFWLQPVRFAVAPGSRVHLGRWVGQQFQGRRWAGNSQRLEELVHLQPGGTLRNLTVQARLADTLQTSVLLEQPGTHLLALRTNNAAIGMTGPQFTDYLREAGLADVLALRQRRHQTAAPARELYRRCAKTLILAGAAAPTDTTWRRHLGHPLEILLEQNPYTLRPGSALTVVVLAAGRPVAGQTLQAWLRPHAGGATQHFTLRTNNNGRTLLRLLQPADVLLSTVRMEPYPTPAEADWQSTWASLTFAFLGR; this comes from the coding sequence ATGCTCGCCCACCGTGTTCTGCTGGTTTCGGCCTTGCTGATAACTCTCAGCGCTGCGGCGCAAGAGTTTTGGCTACAGCCCGTGCGCTTTGCCGTGGCGCCGGGCAGCCGCGTGCACCTAGGGCGCTGGGTGGGCCAGCAGTTCCAGGGAAGGCGGTGGGCTGGCAACAGCCAGCGCCTCGAGGAGTTGGTGCACCTGCAGCCGGGCGGCACGTTGCGCAACCTCACCGTCCAAGCCCGCCTTGCCGATACCCTGCAAACCAGCGTGTTGCTCGAGCAACCCGGCACGCACCTGCTGGCCTTGCGCACCAACAACGCCGCCATCGGCATGACGGGCCCGCAGTTTACCGACTACCTGCGCGAAGCAGGCCTTGCCGACGTGCTGGCCCTGCGGCAGCGCCGCCACCAAACCGCCGCGCCAGCCCGCGAGCTGTACCGCCGTTGCGCCAAAACACTTATCCTGGCCGGGGCCGCTGCCCCCACCGACACCACCTGGCGGCGGCACTTAGGGCACCCGCTCGAAATCCTTTTGGAACAAAACCCGTACACGCTGCGCCCCGGCAGCGCCCTCACGGTAGTGGTGCTGGCTGCCGGCCGCCCCGTGGCCGGCCAAACGCTGCAAGCTTGGCTGCGGCCCCACGCCGGCGGCGCCACCCAACATTTTACCCTGCGCACCAACAATAATGGCCGCACGCTGTTACGCCTACTCCAACCCGCCGACGTGCTGCTGAGCACCGTGCGCATGGAGCCTTACCCCACCCCCGCCGAAGCCGATTGGCAAAGCACCTGGGCCTCGCTCACGTTTGCTTTTCTGGGGCGTTAA
- the trpS gene encoding tryptophan--tRNA ligase, which yields MSRILTGIQSTGRPHLGNLLGAILPAIELSKDSRNESLLFIADMHSLTTVRDADLLRQNTYAVAAAWLACGFDTEKNMFYRQSDVPQVTELTWYLSCLTPYPMLANAHSFKDKSGRLADVNAGLFTYPVLMAADILLYDAEFVPVGKDQIQHLEITRDIAAAFNSRYGETFVLPEARVDEQIQTIPGLDGQKMSKSYGNIIDIFLDDKALLKNIRGIVSDSTPLEAPKNPDNDTTFKLFALLATPEQTEEMRQNYLRGGYGYGHAKQALYEVIRTRFAQERELFNYYMNNLPELDQRLAEGARKAQAYGTTVLNKVRERVGYSPR from the coding sequence ATGTCCCGCATCCTTACCGGCATTCAGAGCACCGGCCGCCCGCACCTAGGCAACTTGCTCGGCGCCATTCTGCCCGCCATCGAGCTGTCGAAAGACAGCCGCAACGAGTCGCTGCTGTTCATTGCTGACATGCACTCGCTCACGACCGTGCGCGATGCCGACTTGCTTCGCCAGAACACCTATGCCGTGGCCGCCGCGTGGCTGGCCTGCGGTTTCGACACGGAGAAGAACATGTTTTACCGCCAGTCGGATGTGCCGCAGGTAACGGAGCTGACGTGGTACCTCTCGTGCCTGACGCCGTACCCGATGCTGGCCAACGCGCACTCGTTCAAGGACAAATCGGGGCGCCTCGCTGATGTGAATGCGGGCCTGTTTACCTACCCCGTGCTCATGGCCGCCGACATCCTGCTCTACGACGCAGAGTTTGTGCCCGTGGGCAAAGACCAGATTCAGCACCTCGAGATTACGCGCGACATTGCTGCGGCCTTCAACAGCCGCTACGGCGAAACCTTTGTGCTGCCTGAAGCCCGCGTGGATGAGCAGATCCAGACCATCCCGGGCCTCGACGGGCAGAAGATGAGCAAGTCGTACGGCAACATCATCGACATCTTCCTCGACGACAAAGCCTTGCTGAAAAACATCCGCGGCATCGTATCGGACAGCACCCCGCTGGAGGCGCCCAAAAACCCCGATAACGATACCACCTTCAAGCTGTTCGCGCTGCTGGCCACGCCCGAGCAAACCGAAGAAATGCGCCAGAATTACCTGCGCGGCGGCTACGGCTACGGCCACGCCAAGCAAGCGCTGTACGAGGTGATTCGCACGCGCTTTGCCCAAGAGCGCGAGCTGTTTAATTACTACATGAATAACCTGCCCGAGCTCGACCAGCGCCTGGCCGAAGGCGCCCGCAAGGCGCAAGCCTACGGCACTACTGTGCTTAACAAAGTGCGTGAGCGGGTGGGCTACTCGCCTAGGTAG
- a CDS encoding glycosyltransferase codes for MQFPMPAPEAVVPGALLVEVAWEVCNQVGGIYTVIRSKVPATVEGWGDRYCLVGPYFPQTAQAEFEPLSDTQMAAAYADPVARAVKKLRQQGLDVCYGHWLVTGKPRVVLLSPYQAYPQLNQLKSDLWEQHGIPSQDNDDLLHQVTAFGHLAKLFVQALEAELAEANLQLLAHFHEWMVGSAIPALRREQTKAHLVFTTHATLLGRYLAMNDPNFYDHLLYVDWEREARHFNIETAVRMERAAAHGAHVFTTVSELTVRECIYLLDRIPDAVLPNGLNIERFVALHEFQNLHQQYKQRIQEFVMAHFFQSYSFDLDKTLYLFTSGRYEYHNKGFDLTLEALARLNYRIQQSGLEGQVVLFIITKRPYHSINADVLQSRAMLDEVQDTCRAIEQQVGERLFYQAASSTEYQLPNLSDLVDDYWKLRYRRTLQSWKTSRLPPVITHNLVDDHNDEILDFLRRANLVNNRHDRVKVVYHPDFVSPTSPLFGMEYGQFVRGCHLGVFPSYYEPWGYTPLECVARGVPAITSDLSGFGDYVQQHVPEHEQKGIFVVRRKERSFDEAADELCDMLWRFVIQNRRERITQRNQVESSSEQFDWHQLRQYYDRAYALAMERE; via the coding sequence ATGCAGTTTCCTATGCCCGCCCCCGAAGCCGTAGTACCCGGTGCCCTGCTCGTGGAAGTAGCCTGGGAAGTGTGCAACCAAGTGGGTGGTATTTACACGGTTATCCGCTCGAAGGTGCCGGCCACCGTGGAGGGCTGGGGCGACCGGTATTGCCTGGTGGGCCCGTACTTTCCGCAAACGGCGCAGGCCGAGTTCGAGCCGCTTTCCGATACGCAAATGGCCGCCGCCTACGCCGACCCCGTTGCCCGCGCCGTGAAGAAACTGCGCCAGCAAGGCCTCGATGTGTGCTACGGTCACTGGCTCGTAACGGGCAAGCCGCGCGTGGTGCTGCTTTCGCCCTACCAGGCGTACCCGCAACTAAATCAGCTGAAAAGCGACCTGTGGGAGCAGCACGGTATTCCGTCGCAGGACAACGACGATTTGCTGCACCAGGTAACGGCCTTTGGGCACTTGGCTAAGCTGTTTGTGCAAGCCCTCGAGGCCGAACTAGCCGAAGCCAACCTGCAGCTACTGGCCCACTTTCACGAGTGGATGGTGGGCTCGGCCATACCGGCCCTGCGCCGCGAGCAAACCAAGGCGCACCTGGTGTTTACCACCCACGCCACGCTGCTCGGCCGCTACCTGGCCATGAACGACCCCAACTTCTACGACCACCTGCTGTACGTGGATTGGGAGCGGGAAGCGCGCCACTTCAACATCGAAACGGCCGTGCGCATGGAGCGCGCCGCTGCCCACGGGGCGCACGTGTTCACCACGGTATCGGAGTTAACGGTGCGCGAGTGCATTTACCTGCTCGACCGCATCCCCGATGCCGTGCTGCCCAACGGCCTGAACATTGAGCGGTTTGTGGCCCTGCACGAATTCCAAAACCTGCACCAGCAGTACAAACAGCGCATCCAAGAGTTCGTGATGGCGCACTTCTTTCAGTCGTACTCCTTCGACCTCGACAAAACGCTGTACCTGTTTACCTCGGGCCGCTACGAGTACCACAACAAAGGCTTCGACCTGACGCTGGAGGCCCTGGCGCGGCTCAACTACCGCATTCAGCAAAGCGGGCTCGAGGGCCAGGTGGTGTTGTTCATCATCACCAAACGGCCCTACCACAGCATCAACGCCGATGTGCTGCAAAGTCGCGCCATGCTCGACGAGGTGCAGGACACCTGCCGTGCCATTGAGCAGCAAGTGGGCGAGCGGCTGTTTTACCAAGCCGCCAGCAGCACCGAGTACCAACTGCCCAACCTCTCCGACCTCGTCGACGACTACTGGAAACTGCGCTACCGCCGCACCTTGCAAAGCTGGAAAACCTCGCGCCTGCCGCCGGTTATTACCCACAACCTCGTCGACGACCACAACGACGAAATACTGGACTTCCTGCGCCGGGCCAACCTCGTCAACAACCGCCACGACCGCGTGAAGGTGGTGTACCACCCCGATTTTGTGTCGCCCACCTCGCCGCTGTTTGGCATGGAGTACGGGCAGTTTGTGCGCGGCTGCCACCTAGGGGTTTTCCCGAGCTACTACGAGCCGTGGGGCTACACCCCGCTCGAGTGCGTGGCCCGCGGCGTGCCGGCCATTACCTCCGACCTCTCGGGCTTCGGCGACTACGTGCAGCAACACGTACCCGAGCACGAGCAGAAGGGCATTTTTGTGGTGCGCCGCAAAGAACGCAGCTTCGACGAGGCCGCCGACGAGCTCTGCGACATGCTCTGGCGCTTCGTTATCCAGAACCGTCGCGAACGGATTACGCAGCGCAACCAAGTAGAAAGCTCTTCCGAGCAGTTCGACTGGCACCAGCTGCGCCAGTACTACGACCGCGCTTACGCCCTGGCCATGGAGCGCGAATAG
- a CDS encoding CaiB/BaiF CoA transferase family protein, whose translation MNNASTELPLCGLRVLELASVLAGPQVGQFLAELGAEVIKIEPPTGDVTRTWKTPAEASGTDVSAYFACANWGKQSVVADLRTEAGLQQVQQLVHQADIVLASYKPGDAEKLRVDYATLGAHNPRLIYGQITGYGPHEPRAGYDAVVQAEAGFMYLNGPPGGEPLKMPVALMDLLAAHQLKEGLLTALYRRERTGLGALVHVSLWEAGLASLANQGSTYLVTGHDPQALGSGHPSIVPYGTVYRGADGVRLILAVGTDRQFGQLCGALGQPAWASDARFETNGARVQHRQALEELLHERIGQVSGAALLAELAQLAVPAGAVRTAGQALAEPAAAGMLMPAQPGFGHLGLRTVAFRSPQWPVAEALAPPPHLGQHSEELGAASGASGENQTPLN comes from the coding sequence GTGAACAACGCATCAACCGAATTGCCGCTGTGCGGCTTGCGCGTGCTGGAGTTGGCCAGCGTGCTGGCCGGCCCGCAGGTGGGGCAGTTTTTGGCCGAATTAGGTGCCGAAGTCATCAAAATAGAGCCGCCAACCGGCGACGTAACCCGCACCTGGAAAACCCCCGCCGAAGCCTCGGGCACCGATGTGTCGGCTTACTTTGCCTGCGCCAACTGGGGCAAGCAGTCGGTGGTGGCCGATTTGCGCACCGAAGCCGGCCTGCAGCAGGTGCAGCAGCTGGTCCATCAGGCCGACATCGTGCTGGCCAGCTACAAGCCCGGCGACGCCGAAAAGCTGCGCGTTGATTACGCGACCCTAGGTGCCCACAACCCCCGCCTGATTTACGGGCAGATAACCGGCTACGGCCCCCACGAGCCCCGCGCCGGCTACGACGCCGTGGTGCAGGCCGAAGCCGGCTTTATGTACCTGAACGGCCCGCCCGGCGGCGAGCCGCTCAAAATGCCCGTGGCGCTGATGGATCTGCTGGCCGCGCACCAGCTCAAGGAAGGATTGCTCACGGCCCTGTACCGCCGCGAGCGTACGGGCCTAGGTGCCTTGGTGCACGTTTCGTTGTGGGAGGCTGGCCTGGCTTCGCTGGCCAACCAAGGCAGCACCTACCTCGTTACCGGCCACGACCCGCAAGCTCTGGGCTCGGGCCACCCCAGCATTGTGCCCTACGGCACCGTGTACCGGGGCGCCGACGGCGTACGGCTTATCCTGGCCGTGGGCACCGACCGGCAGTTTGGGCAACTGTGCGGGGCGTTGGGCCAGCCCGCGTGGGCTTCCGATGCGCGCTTCGAGACCAACGGCGCGCGCGTGCAGCACCGGCAGGCGCTGGAGGAGCTGTTGCACGAGCGCATTGGGCAGGTAAGCGGCGCCGCGCTGCTGGCCGAGCTAGCCCAGCTGGCCGTGCCCGCCGGGGCGGTGCGCACCGCCGGGCAAGCCCTGGCCGAGCCGGCCGCGGCCGGTATGCTCATGCCGGCGCAACCAGGCTTTGGGCACCTAGGGTTGCGCACGGTGGCTTTCCGGAGCCCGCAATGGCCTGTTGCCGAGGCTTTGGCGCCGCCACCGCACCTAGGCCAACACTCGGAGGAGCTGGGCGCAGCCAGCGGCGCATCGGGCGAAAACCAAACCCCGTTGAACTAA
- a CDS encoding YfcC family protein: MPKFRFPHPLVLMFGFILLAAALSYVLPAGRFERRQDAATKREVVLPGSYRLVPATPVSPLDAVTAIPRGLQEAADVIFLVFLAGGAFTVVDQTGALRRGVDWLVQKLRGREALVIPVVALLFATMGALENMQEEIVPLVPVLLVLMRRLRYPVLMAAAVSIGAAAVGAAFSPLNPFQVGIAQKLAGLPLLSGMGFRMAFLAVALLIWIGGTMRYALRHREAAPLGAAGTAELEAEAAAQEGGHRHGLVLLLLLATFVYFAYGVLELGWDFGQMSALFFVLGVAAGLVGGLGLTGTAEGFIAGFKDIAFSGMLIGFARAIFVVLEQGQIVDTIVNGMSAPLAHLPVTLSALGMLGVHTALHLPVPSVSGQAVLTMPILTPLSDLLGLSRQVTVLAYQYGAGLCELITPTNGALMAIVAACGVRFDQWWRFALPLYLLLLLLAVVAIVLAIALGV, from the coding sequence ATGCCCAAGTTTCGTTTTCCGCACCCGTTGGTGCTGATGTTTGGCTTTATCCTGTTGGCCGCGGCCCTGAGTTACGTGCTGCCCGCAGGCCGTTTCGAGCGGCGCCAAGATGCCGCAACCAAGCGCGAGGTAGTATTGCCGGGTTCCTACCGCTTAGTACCCGCCACGCCGGTTTCGCCACTCGATGCCGTAACGGCCATTCCGAGAGGTTTGCAGGAGGCAGCCGACGTTATTTTTCTGGTGTTTTTGGCCGGCGGCGCCTTTACGGTGGTCGATCAAACCGGGGCGCTGCGGCGCGGTGTGGATTGGCTGGTGCAGAAGCTGCGCGGGCGCGAGGCCTTGGTAATACCCGTGGTGGCGCTGCTGTTTGCCACCATGGGCGCGCTCGAAAACATGCAGGAAGAAATTGTGCCCCTGGTGCCGGTGCTGTTGGTGCTGATGCGGCGCCTGCGCTACCCCGTGCTTATGGCCGCCGCTGTTAGCATTGGTGCCGCCGCCGTGGGGGCCGCGTTCAGCCCGCTCAACCCTTTTCAGGTGGGCATTGCGCAAAAGCTGGCGGGCTTGCCGCTGCTCTCGGGCATGGGTTTTCGGATGGCGTTTTTGGCCGTGGCGCTGCTGATCTGGATTGGCGGCACCATGCGCTACGCCCTGCGCCACCGCGAAGCCGCGCCCCTAGGTGCTGCCGGTACCGCGGAGCTGGAGGCCGAAGCCGCCGCGCAGGAAGGCGGCCACCGCCACGGCTTGGTGCTGCTGTTGCTGCTGGCCACCTTCGTGTACTTTGCTTACGGCGTGCTGGAGCTGGGCTGGGACTTCGGGCAGATGTCGGCGCTGTTTTTTGTGCTGGGCGTAGCGGCTGGCCTGGTGGGCGGCTTGGGCCTCACGGGTACCGCCGAGGGCTTCATTGCCGGTTTCAAAGACATTGCCTTTTCGGGCATGCTGATTGGGTTTGCGCGGGCCATTTTTGTGGTGCTCGAGCAAGGCCAGATCGTCGATACCATCGTGAATGGCATGTCGGCGCCGCTGGCTCATTTGCCGGTTACGCTCTCGGCCCTAGGTATGCTGGGCGTGCACACGGCCTTGCACCTGCCCGTGCCAAGCGTAAGCGGGCAGGCAGTGCTTACCATGCCCATCCTCACGCCGCTGTCGGATTTGCTGGGCCTATCGCGGCAGGTTACGGTGCTGGCCTACCAATACGGCGCGGGTTTGTGCGAGCTGATAACGCCTACCAACGGTGCGCTCATGGCCATTGTAGCGGCGTGCGGCGTGCGCTTCGATCAGTGGTGGCGGTTTGCCTTGCCGCTCTACCTGCTGCTGTTGCTGCTGGCCGTAGTGGCCATTGTGCTGGCCATTGCCCTAGGTGTGTAG